A stretch of Sulfitobacter sp. THAF37 DNA encodes these proteins:
- a CDS encoding substrate-binding protein: MSFSKLTRRGLIKTSAVAGAGLALPTYLRAQESGFTNAPTGSTVTLGFNVPQTGPYAEEGLDELRAQELAVEHLNGEGDGGMMNTFSSKALKGNGILGKKVQYVTGDTQTKSDAARASAQSMIQKDGAIMINGGSSSGVAVAVQDLCQSAGVIFMAGLTHANDTTGKDKKANGFRHFFNAYMSAAALAPVLKAEYGTDRTAYHLTADYNWGWTQQESIQAATEAMGWQTANNVLTPLATTDFSSYIAPVLNSGADVLVLNHYGGNMVNSLTNAIQFDLLSKQVNGKKMEIVVPLYSELMAAGAGENIKGVLGSMNWNWQLQDEGSKAFTRSFGEKYGRPPSNSAHTCYVQTLLYADAVERAGSFNPCAVAEALEGFEFDGMGNGPTLYRADDHQCFKDVLVVRGTQDPTTEYDTLEIVEQTPVEQVTYPPDHPLFAGGDLGECNPGA; the protein is encoded by the coding sequence ATGTCATTTTCGAAACTGACACGCCGTGGGCTGATCAAGACCAGCGCCGTGGCCGGTGCGGGCCTTGCGCTGCCCACCTATCTGCGCGCACAGGAAAGCGGATTCACCAACGCGCCCACGGGCAGCACGGTAACACTGGGCTTCAACGTGCCGCAGACCGGCCCCTACGCCGAAGAGGGCCTTGACGAGCTGCGCGCCCAAGAGCTTGCCGTTGAGCACCTGAACGGCGAAGGCGACGGCGGCATGATGAACACCTTCAGCTCCAAGGCGCTGAAAGGTAACGGGATTCTGGGCAAGAAGGTGCAGTACGTCACCGGTGACACGCAGACGAAATCCGATGCGGCACGCGCGTCGGCCCAGTCGATGATCCAGAAGGACGGCGCGATCATGATCAACGGCGGCTCGTCCTCGGGCGTGGCCGTGGCGGTGCAGGATCTCTGCCAGTCCGCCGGCGTGATCTTCATGGCGGGTCTGACCCACGCCAACGACACCACCGGCAAGGACAAGAAGGCCAACGGTTTCCGTCACTTCTTCAACGCCTACATGTCCGCCGCGGCGCTCGCGCCCGTGCTCAAGGCCGAATACGGCACCGACCGAACAGCCTACCACCTGACGGCCGACTACAACTGGGGCTGGACCCAGCAGGAGTCGATCCAGGCCGCGACCGAGGCGATGGGCTGGCAGACGGCCAACAACGTGCTGACGCCGCTGGCGACCACGGACTTCTCGTCCTACATCGCGCCGGTGCTGAACTCTGGCGCCGACGTTCTGGTGCTGAACCACTACGGCGGGAACATGGTCAACTCACTGACCAACGCGATCCAGTTCGACCTGCTGAGCAAGCAGGTGAATGGCAAGAAGATGGAAATCGTCGTGCCGCTCTATTCCGAGCTGATGGCCGCCGGTGCGGGCGAGAACATCAAGGGCGTGCTGGGCTCCATGAACTGGAACTGGCAGTTGCAGGATGAAGGGTCCAAGGCCTTTACCAGATCCTTTGGCGAGAAATACGGCCGTCCGCCGTCAAACTCGGCGCATACCTGCTACGTGCAGACGCTGCTTTATGCCGATGCCGTGGAACGGGCCGGTTCGTTCAACCCCTGCGCGGTCGCCGAAGCCCTGGAAGGCTTCGAATTCGACGGAATGGGCAACGGTCCGACCCTGTACCGGGCCGACGATCACCAGTGTTTCAAGGACGTTCTGGTTGTGCGCGGGACCCAGGACCCGACCACCGAGTACGACACGCTGGAAATCGTCGAGCAGACCCCGGTCGAGCAGGTCACCTATCCGCCGGATCACCCGCTGTTCGCCGGTGGCGACCTGGGCGAGTGCAACCCCGGCGCCTGA
- a CDS encoding DUF2312 domain-containing protein: MSDTGTNPDVVETVGDATYRVTANELRQFIERIERLDAEKKDLAEQQKEIMAEAKARGYDTKVMRKVIALRKRDKDDIAEEEAVLEMYKEALGM; this comes from the coding sequence ATGAGTGATACAGGCACCAACCCCGACGTTGTCGAAACCGTGGGCGATGCGACCTATCGCGTGACCGCCAATGAGCTGCGCCAGTTCATCGAACGGATCGAACGGCTGGACGCCGAGAAAAAGGATCTTGCCGAACAGCAGAAGGAAATCATGGCCGAAGCCAAGGCGCGCGGCTATGACACCAAGGTCATGCGCAAGGTCATCGCGCTGCGCAAGCGCGACAAGGACGACATCGCCGAAGAGGAAGCGGTGCTGGAGATGTACAAGGAAGCCCTGGGCATGTGA
- a CDS encoding branched-chain amino acid ABC transporter permease, giving the protein MLGLGKRDLTLLIVVAVLALFAPFILNPFPSGSGLAQFNAGYPDLMQRFVIFGIFAIGFNILFGLTGYLSFGHAAFLGVGSYAAVWMFKLLSFNVVPALILSVLVAAFFALLIGFISLRRSGIYFSILTLAFAQMMFAISYSDLLGRFVGTTITNGETGLQIYTSDPQVLQSASAPNFPNLFGAAMNSSTTLYMGPWTFTFSVGYYLCAVFMLLAFYLAIRIFRSPFGMMLRAVKSNQQRMHYTGLNTRPYTLAAFVISGMYAGLAGGLMACMDPLAGAERMQWTASGEVVLMTILGGVGTLIGPVLGAGFIKYLENIFAKINDNVLHGWFAFMPDGLEDFLVTVVHPFVGKGWHLTLGLLFMLVVIFLPGGLVEGGQRIGRLVRGKRARDKTPDGSKTPAE; this is encoded by the coding sequence ATGCTCGGACTTGGAAAACGCGACCTGACACTGCTGATCGTCGTTGCGGTACTGGCGCTCTTCGCCCCCTTCATCCTCAACCCCTTTCCCAGCGGCAGCGGGTTGGCGCAGTTCAACGCGGGCTATCCGGACCTGATGCAGCGGTTCGTGATCTTCGGCATCTTCGCGATCGGCTTCAACATCCTGTTCGGGCTGACCGGATACCTCAGCTTCGGGCATGCGGCCTTTCTGGGCGTCGGCAGCTACGCGGCGGTGTGGATGTTCAAGCTGCTCAGCTTCAACGTGGTCCCGGCGCTGATCCTCAGCGTCCTGGTCGCGGCCTTCTTCGCGCTGCTGATCGGCTTTATCTCGCTGCGGCGCTCGGGCATCTATTTCTCGATCCTGACACTCGCCTTCGCGCAGATGATGTTCGCGATCTCCTATTCCGACCTGCTGGGCCGGTTCGTGGGCACGACGATCACCAACGGCGAGACCGGGCTGCAAATCTACACCTCGGACCCGCAGGTGCTGCAAAGCGCCTCCGCGCCGAATTTTCCCAATCTCTTCGGCGCCGCGATGAACTCTTCGACGACGCTCTACATGGGGCCGTGGACCTTCACCTTCTCGGTGGGCTACTACCTCTGCGCTGTGTTCATGCTGCTGGCCTTCTACCTGGCGATCCGGATCTTCCGCTCGCCCTTCGGCATGATGCTGCGGGCGGTGAAATCGAACCAGCAGCGGATGCACTACACCGGGCTGAACACCCGCCCTTACACGCTGGCGGCCTTTGTGATCTCGGGGATGTACGCCGGGCTCGCGGGGGGGCTGATGGCCTGCATGGACCCGCTGGCCGGGGCCGAGCGGATGCAATGGACCGCGTCCGGCGAGGTGGTGCTGATGACCATCCTGGGGGGCGTCGGCACGCTGATCGGCCCGGTTCTGGGCGCGGGTTTCATCAAGTACCTCGAAAACATCTTTGCCAAGATCAACGACAACGTGCTGCATGGCTGGTTCGCGTTCATGCCCGACGGGCTGGAGGATTTCCTGGTGACGGTCGTGCACCCCTTTGTCGGGAAGGGCTGGCACCTCACGCTGGGGCTGCTGTTCATGCTGGTCGTGATCTTCCTGCCCGGCGGCCTTGTCGAAGGCGGGCAACGGATCGGGCGTCTGGTGCGCGGCAAACGTGCCCGTGACAAGACACCCGACGGCAGCAAGACACCTGCGGAATAA
- a CDS encoding sensor histidine kinase produces MALNELVLVCLAYVAGLFLVAFLAERAALRGQGAALLRSPLVYTLSLSIYCTAWTFYGAVGYAARSGLEFVTIYLGPSLVMIGWWWILRRLVRIGRSQRVTSIADLISSRYGKSNSLAIIVTLMAVIGVTPYIALQLQSVVLSLSIFAANSNGSSYNPVSAALWVAGGLALFTVLFGTRNLNVNERHHGVVIAIAVEAIVKLVASLAVGIFVVWGLGGGVAQTLARVDASAIGEWQVQGGRWAALTLLSAAAFLCLPRMFQVMVVENDDERHLQIASWAFPLYLLLMSLFVVPIAVVGLDLMPPGSNPDLFVLSLPLSQGRDSLAMLSFLGGFSSATSMVIVATLALSTMVSNHIVMPIWLSTRQRGAVQSGDVRQVVLLARRLSILLIIALGVLYYRVSGGSAALAAIGTISFGGVAQFLPALLGGIFWRGATRTGALCGLGVGFAIWVFTMLLPSFGADAALSGETFAQGLWGLSWLRPEALFGIEGLDPTVHAVVWSLSLNTLAFLAVSIVSFPTPIERLQGAQFVNVLEHSGAARSWSASVAGSEDLMIMAQRILGAPEAQAFFRAEAEAQGLSGGLPEPTPAFVQALERELAGSVGAATAHAMVSQIVGGTSVSVQDLLAVADESAQMLEYSSQLEQKSRELTETAAKLRSANEKLTQLSLQKDGFLNQISHELRTPMTSIRSFSEILRDTGKLSEADKTRYASIIHSETLRLTRLLDELLDLSVLENGQVTLRMGEDRLAAILDRAVTTALAGAGPALGVTREIGAPDLVLHTDIDRLVQVFINLVSNARKYCDAEAPRLIIRSQRHAEGLWVDFIDNGSGIDAEVQSVIFEKFFRIDGAEAEGVGLGLAICHEIMTRLGGNVQYLPQQSGTAFRVSLPKSALLAGGEKAGPVPAS; encoded by the coding sequence GTGGCGCTGAACGAGCTTGTCCTGGTCTGCCTGGCCTATGTGGCCGGGCTGTTCCTTGTTGCCTTTCTGGCCGAACGGGCGGCGTTGCGGGGGCAGGGGGCGGCGCTGCTGCGGTCTCCGCTGGTCTATACATTGTCGCTGTCGATCTACTGCACCGCCTGGACCTTCTACGGCGCCGTCGGCTATGCCGCCCGGTCGGGGCTGGAATTCGTCACCATCTACCTCGGGCCGAGCCTGGTGATGATCGGCTGGTGGTGGATCCTGCGCCGCCTCGTGCGCATCGGACGCAGCCAGCGGGTAACATCCATCGCCGACCTGATCTCAAGCCGCTATGGCAAGTCCAATAGCCTGGCGATCATCGTGACGCTGATGGCGGTGATCGGCGTCACCCCCTATATCGCGCTGCAATTGCAGTCGGTGGTGCTGTCGCTGTCGATCTTTGCGGCCAACAGCAACGGCAGCAGCTATAACCCGGTCAGCGCGGCCCTTTGGGTTGCAGGCGGGCTGGCGCTGTTCACCGTGCTTTTCGGGACCCGCAACCTGAATGTGAACGAACGCCATCACGGCGTGGTGATCGCCATCGCGGTGGAGGCCATTGTCAAGCTGGTGGCCTCGCTGGCAGTAGGTATCTTCGTGGTCTGGGGCCTGGGCGGCGGGGTGGCGCAGACGCTGGCGCGGGTCGATGCCTCGGCAATCGGTGAATGGCAGGTGCAGGGCGGCCGCTGGGCCGCGCTGACGCTGTTGTCGGCGGCGGCCTTTCTCTGTCTGCCGCGGATGTTTCAGGTCATGGTGGTCGAGAACGACGATGAGCGGCATCTTCAGATCGCCTCCTGGGCGTTTCCGCTTTACCTGCTGTTGATGAGCCTTTTCGTGGTGCCCATCGCGGTGGTCGGGCTTGACCTGATGCCGCCGGGGTCGAACCCGGATCTCTTCGTGCTCAGCCTGCCGCTGAGCCAAGGCCGGGACAGCCTGGCCATGCTGTCCTTCCTCGGGGGGTTCTCCTCGGCCACCTCGATGGTGATCGTGGCAACCCTGGCATTGTCGACCATGGTGTCGAACCACATCGTCATGCCGATCTGGCTCAGCACCCGCCAGCGCGGCGCGGTACAATCGGGCGACGTGCGGCAGGTGGTTCTGCTGGCCCGGCGGTTGTCGATCCTGCTGATCATCGCGCTGGGTGTGCTGTATTACCGGGTCTCCGGCGGCAGCGCGGCCCTTGCCGCCATCGGCACGATCTCTTTCGGAGGGGTGGCGCAGTTCCTGCCGGCGCTGCTGGGCGGCATCTTCTGGCGCGGCGCGACGCGGACCGGGGCGCTTTGCGGTCTGGGGGTCGGCTTTGCCATCTGGGTCTTTACCATGTTGCTGCCCAGCTTCGGCGCGGATGCGGCGCTTTCCGGGGAAACCTTTGCGCAGGGGCTATGGGGGCTGTCGTGGCTGCGCCCCGAGGCCCTGTTCGGTATCGAAGGGCTGGACCCGACCGTTCATGCGGTGGTCTGGTCGCTGTCGCTCAACACGCTGGCATTCCTGGCGGTGTCCATCGTCAGCTTCCCGACCCCGATCGAACGGCTGCAGGGGGCGCAGTTCGTCAACGTGCTGGAGCATTCCGGCGCCGCCCGCAGCTGGAGCGCCTCGGTCGCGGGCAGCGAGGACCTGATGATCATGGCGCAGCGCATCCTCGGCGCGCCAGAGGCGCAGGCGTTCTTCCGGGCAGAGGCTGAGGCGCAGGGACTGAGCGGCGGTCTGCCAGAGCCCACGCCCGCCTTCGTGCAGGCGCTGGAGCGGGAACTGGCAGGATCTGTCGGCGCGGCCACCGCACATGCGATGGTCAGCCAGATCGTCGGCGGCACGTCGGTGTCGGTGCAGGACCTGCTGGCGGTGGCCGACGAATCCGCGCAGATGCTGGAATATTCCAGTCAGCTGGAACAGAAATCGCGCGAATTGACCGAAACCGCGGCCAAATTGCGCAGCGCCAACGAGAAGCTGACCCAGCTGTCGCTGCAAAAGGACGGCTTTCTCAACCAGATCAGTCACGAACTGCGCACCCCCATGACCTCGATCCGGTCGTTTTCCGAGATCCTGCGCGACACGGGCAAACTGTCAGAGGCGGACAAGACCCGCTATGCGTCGATCATTCATTCCGAAACCCTGCGTCTGACGCGCCTGCTGGACGAGCTGCTGGACCTCTCGGTGCTGGAGAACGGCCAGGTGACGCTGCGCATGGGCGAGGACCGGCTGGCAGCGATCCTGGACCGCGCGGTGACGACGGCGCTGGCGGGGGCGGGGCCCGCCCTGGGCGTGACCCGCGAGATCGGCGCGCCCGATCTGGTCCTGCACACGGACATCGACCGGCTGGTGCAGGTCTTTATCAACCTGGTGTCGAACGCCCGCAAATACTGCGACGCTGAGGCCCCGCGGCTGATCATCCGCAGCCAGCGTCATGCCGAGGGGCTGTGGGTCGATTTCATCGACAACGGCAGTGGCATCGACGCCGAGGTGCAATCGGTGATCTTCGAGAAGTTCTTTCGCATCGACGGTGCCGAGGCCGAGGGCGTCGGTCTTGGTCTGGCGATCTGCCACGAGATCATGACGCGGCTGGGCGGCAACGTGCAGTATCTGCCGCAGCAAAGCGGGACCGCCTTTCGTGTCAGCCTGCCGAAAAGCGCCCTGCTGGCGGGGGGCGAAAAGGCTGGACCTGTCCCCGCCTCTTAA
- a CDS encoding response regulator transcription factor, which produces MNKHVVLVEDELNIAEAIRFVLSNDGWRVETLANGLNAVEVIRKANPDLVLLDVMLPGRSGFEILHDLRADPLFADLPVMMLTARGQSRDREMARKAGVSRFMTKPFSNAEMLEAVRELTASA; this is translated from the coding sequence ATGAACAAGCATGTCGTGCTGGTGGAGGACGAGCTGAACATCGCCGAAGCCATCCGCTTTGTGCTGTCGAATGACGGCTGGCGGGTAGAGACTCTGGCCAACGGGCTGAACGCTGTCGAGGTGATCCGCAAGGCCAACCCCGACCTGGTGCTGCTGGACGTGATGCTGCCGGGGCGCAGCGGGTTCGAGATCTTGCATGACCTGCGCGCCGATCCGCTGTTTGCCGATCTGCCGGTGATGATGCTGACGGCCCGCGGCCAGAGCCGCGACCGCGAGATGGCGCGCAAGGCCGGGGTCAGCAGGTTCATGACCAAGCCCTTTTCCAACGCCGAGATGCTGGAGGCCGTGCGCGAACTGACGGCTTCGGCCTGA
- a CDS encoding type IV pili methyl-accepting chemotaxis transducer N-terminal domain-containing protein, with translation MTRAAITGRKSVFLGALRGVLALSFVAVTCLAPTVGAADTAAVQAANAQTRINLAGRQRMLTQRMTKAVCLALPGKADAQWREQALAAAVTFEETLHGLRAGSPEAGLAPAQTAQERAALETVQEVSAAFTASVKQLASRDLHSVAMQIVIARNLTVLTRMNEAVGVIEANAGRGDSDPVVAATINQAGRQRMLSQRMAKNLCLLAVDLDRERSLKDLSQSAALFSDTLDGLLHGNAAGNLLAPPTPGIAAKLGQVSDMWRSLHPVIAQVQAQGTIGEAELLDAVAQLDRILVEMNAAVTLWAAYSGSS, from the coding sequence ATGACACGGGCTGCAATCACAGGACGAAAAAGTGTGTTTCTCGGGGCCTTGCGCGGGGTCTTGGCCCTTTCATTTGTGGCTGTGACGTGCCTTGCCCCCACTGTCGGGGCGGCTGACACCGCCGCGGTGCAGGCCGCGAACGCGCAAACGCGCATCAATCTGGCGGGGCGTCAGCGTATGCTGACCCAGCGGATGACAAAGGCGGTTTGCCTCGCGCTGCCCGGAAAGGCCGATGCGCAGTGGCGCGAACAGGCGCTTGCCGCCGCCGTCACCTTCGAGGAAACGCTGCACGGGCTGCGTGCGGGGTCGCCGGAGGCCGGTCTGGCACCTGCCCAGACGGCGCAGGAACGTGCGGCGCTGGAGACTGTTCAAGAGGTGTCCGCCGCCTTCACCGCGTCGGTCAAGCAGCTGGCGTCGCGCGACCTGCATTCGGTCGCCATGCAGATCGTGATCGCGCGCAACCTGACCGTGCTGACCCGGATGAACGAGGCTGTCGGCGTCATCGAAGCCAATGCAGGGCGGGGCGACAGCGACCCGGTCGTTGCCGCCACGATCAACCAGGCGGGCCGGCAACGGATGCTGAGCCAGCGCATGGCCAAGAACCTGTGCCTGCTCGCCGTGGATCTGGACCGCGAACGCAGCCTGAAGGACCTGTCGCAAAGCGCGGCCCTGTTCTCGGACACGCTGGATGGCCTGCTGCACGGCAACGCCGCGGGCAATCTGCTGGCCCCGCCGACCCCTGGGATCGCGGCAAAGCTGGGACAGGTGAGCGATATGTGGCGTTCGCTGCACCCCGTGATCGCGCAGGTGCAGGCGCAGGGCACGATCGGGGAGGCCGAGTTGCTGGACGCTGTGGCGCAGCTGGACCGCATTCTGGTCGAGATGAATGCCGCCGTCACCCTTTGGGCGGCCTATTCCGGCTCATCCTGA
- a CDS encoding branched-chain amino acid ABC transporter permease, whose translation MDAILLQILNGLDKGSAYALIALGLTLIFGTLGVVNFAHGALFMIGAFCAVTLQRILTISTVTVDETQKDFLGRPLEVKTPVVENWFGPDLGGAIIDWSVPLAILLAIPVMLVIGFVMERGLIKHFYKRPHADQILVTFGLAIVLQEIIKAWYGANPIPTPAPDAFAGSLDIGALLGLDAVLAYPYWRLIYFAFSALIIGLVFAFLQFTTFGMVVRAGMADRETVGLLGIDIDRRFTIMFGIAAAVAGLAGVMYAPINSPNYHMGMDFLVLSFVVVVVGGMGSLPGAVLAGFLLGILESFASMNEVKYYLPGIDQIIIYLVAIAILLTRPRGLMGRKGVMED comes from the coding sequence ATGGACGCAATCCTTCTGCAAATCCTGAACGGCCTGGACAAAGGGTCCGCCTATGCGCTGATCGCGCTGGGGCTGACGCTGATCTTCGGTACGCTGGGGGTCGTGAACTTCGCGCATGGCGCGCTGTTCATGATCGGCGCCTTCTGCGCGGTCACTCTGCAACGCATCCTGACGATTTCCACCGTCACCGTAGACGAGACGCAAAAGGATTTCCTGGGCCGCCCGCTGGAGGTCAAGACGCCGGTGGTGGAAAACTGGTTTGGCCCCGATCTGGGCGGCGCGATCATCGACTGGTCGGTGCCACTGGCCATCCTGCTGGCCATCCCGGTCATGCTGGTCATCGGCTTCGTCATGGAACGCGGCCTGATCAAGCACTTCTACAAGCGCCCGCATGCGGACCAGATCCTGGTGACTTTCGGCCTGGCCATCGTGCTGCAGGAGATCATCAAGGCGTGGTACGGGGCGAACCCGATCCCGACGCCCGCGCCCGACGCATTCGCCGGCAGCCTCGACATCGGGGCGCTGCTGGGTCTGGATGCGGTCCTGGCCTATCCCTACTGGCGGCTGATCTACTTCGCTTTCTCGGCGCTCATCATCGGGCTGGTCTTTGCCTTTCTGCAGTTCACCACCTTCGGCATGGTGGTGCGGGCCGGGATGGCGGACCGCGAGACCGTGGGCCTGCTGGGCATCGACATCGACCGCCGCTTTACCATCATGTTCGGCATCGCTGCCGCTGTCGCGGGGCTGGCGGGCGTGATGTACGCGCCGATCAACTCGCCCAACTACCACATGGGAATGGATTTCCTCGTGCTGAGCTTCGTGGTCGTCGTGGTCGGCGGCATGGGCTCCCTGCCCGGGGCGGTGCTGGCAGGTTTCCTGCTGGGCATCCTGGAAAGCTTCGCCTCGATGAACGAGGTCAAATACTACCTGCCCGGCATCGACCAGATCATCATTTATCTCGTGGCCATTGCCATTCTGCTGACGCGTCCCCGTGGCCTGATGGGCCGCAAGGGCGTGATGGAGGACTAA
- a CDS encoding short-chain fatty acyl-CoA regulator family protein: protein MAREGLTGSRIRERRIMASLKQAELARAIGISASYLNLIEHNKRRIGGKLLLDIAAALEVEPQTLSEGAEATLIAALREAAHEAGLSAAESGRAEEFASRFPGWADVLSGARRRIDALEATVEALTDRLGHDPYLAASMHELLTTAAAVRSTASILAETKTLQPEWRDRFHANLNEDSDRLSTSAQNLVAYLDAETGSDDAVSSPQEEVEAFLSAQGFSFDALEQPEAPDGVIEDLVAEEPALRSPAARFIARAVLRQVARDAAGLPLGRLRDAVETCGVEPLQLARTLDQPVGRILRRLAALPELEAGLIVCDRSGTVTFRKSVDGFSVPRHGACCPLWPLFAALGQPGAIIACRVGQMGRAQGLFQSYALSEPVGPQDYNMPPMLRSNMLLLPVPEGAAPEMPVGVTCRICPREECAARREPSILSA, encoded by the coding sequence ATGGCGCGTGAGGGGCTGACCGGCAGCCGCATCCGCGAGAGGCGGATCATGGCGTCGCTCAAACAGGCCGAGCTGGCGCGCGCCATCGGCATTTCGGCGAGCTATCTCAATCTCATCGAACACAACAAACGCAGAATCGGCGGAAAGCTGCTGTTGGACATCGCGGCGGCGCTGGAGGTCGAGCCGCAGACCCTGAGCGAAGGGGCGGAGGCCACGCTGATCGCGGCCCTGCGCGAAGCGGCGCACGAGGCGGGGCTGAGCGCCGCGGAATCCGGCCGGGCCGAGGAATTCGCGAGCCGTTTTCCCGGCTGGGCGGATGTGCTGTCCGGCGCCCGCCGCCGGATCGACGCGCTGGAGGCGACGGTGGAGGCGCTGACCGACAGGTTGGGCCACGATCCGTACCTCGCCGCCTCCATGCACGAACTTCTGACCACCGCCGCCGCGGTCCGCTCCACCGCGTCGATCCTGGCGGAAACCAAGACGTTGCAGCCCGAATGGCGCGACCGCTTCCATGCCAACCTGAACGAGGACAGCGACCGGCTGTCCACCAGCGCGCAGAACCTGGTGGCCTACCTGGACGCCGAGACCGGATCCGACGATGCGGTCAGTTCGCCCCAGGAAGAGGTCGAGGCCTTTCTGTCCGCCCAGGGCTTCAGCTTCGATGCGCTGGAACAGCCAGAGGCCCCGGACGGCGTGATTGAGGACCTCGTGGCTGAGGAACCGGCGCTGCGGTCGCCCGCCGCACGGTTCATCGCGCGGGCGGTGCTGCGCCAGGTGGCGCGCGATGCCGCCGGGCTGCCGCTGGGCCGCCTTCGCGACGCGGTCGAGACCTGCGGGGTAGAGCCGTTGCAGCTGGCCCGGACGCTGGACCAGCCGGTGGGCCGCATCCTGCGCAGGCTGGCCGCGCTGCCCGAGCTGGAGGCAGGGCTGATCGTCTGCGACCGCTCCGGCACCGTCACTTTCCGCAAGTCGGTGGACGGGTTTTCCGTGCCCCGTCACGGGGCGTGCTGCCCGCTGTGGCCGCTGTTCGCGGCGCTTGGCCAGCCGGGTGCGATCATCGCCTGCCGGGTGGGTCAGATGGGGCGCGCACAGGGGCTGTTCCAAAGCTATGCGCTGAGCGAACCGGTGGGGCCGCAGGACTACAACATGCCGCCGATGTTGCGGTCGAACATGCTGCTTTTGCCGGTGCCGGAGGGTGCCGCACCGGAGATGCCGGTGGGCGTGACCTGCCGGATTTGCCCGCGTGAGGAGTGTGCCGCCCGGCGGGAGCCTTCGATCCTCAGCGCCTGA
- a CDS encoding TIGR01244 family sulfur transferase: protein MDIRQLTPRYFVAPQIDPSDMEAIRAAGITRILCNRPDAEVPPSHQAEALRAAAEAAGIAFEVQPLTHQTMVPEVIARNRALGADTDDVVLAYCASGTRSTIAWALGQAGRMPGDDIVAAARTGGYDITNIRPALDAPFT, encoded by the coding sequence ATGGATATCCGACAACTCACCCCCCGCTATTTCGTGGCCCCTCAGATCGACCCGTCCGATATGGAGGCCATCCGCGCCGCCGGCATCACCCGCATTCTGTGCAACCGTCCCGATGCCGAAGTACCGCCGAGCCACCAGGCCGAGGCGCTGCGCGCCGCGGCAGAGGCGGCAGGCATCGCTTTCGAGGTGCAGCCGCTGACCCATCAGACCATGGTCCCCGAGGTGATCGCCCGGAACCGTGCGCTGGGGGCGGACACGGACGATGTGGTGCTGGCCTATTGCGCGTCGGGCACGCGGTCGACGATCGCCTGGGCGCTGGGTCAGGCCGGTCGGATGCCGGGGGACGACATCGTCGCCGCCGCGCGCACGGGCGGCTACGACATCACCAACATCCGCCCCGCACTGGACGCGCCCTTTACCTGA
- a CDS encoding FliM/FliN family flagellar motor C-terminal domain-containing protein: protein MTLPKALRLGLAKAGDDLMDLALAALAIRVEEVPGDAIQDCLDARNLLMLLDGPGGRPAAAILDPLLVGALLQQQTMARVLPDAGGEPRQMTNTDAAVTAPFVDALIARAAALPDNAQDRRLVEGYSFGSRVESPRLLALALEEPEYRLISLTVDIAGGVRQGQIQLVLPLPVAEDASAPAPAPGAAAPAQAAPPVSLGDTALSLEVGLQVALTRLRLPLAHLGRLRVGDVLPLDGARFDRAEVLNPAGGRLARGVLGQMDGCRALRIVPQEAGTDAPRRRSTDRADLAQAEPAPLASEPVIPAGPETQTPDPDPAPPPMPDLSDLPELDLPPLDGLPDLDDLPDLDGLPDLKVG from the coding sequence ATGACGTTGCCCAAGGCGCTGCGCCTTGGGCTGGCGAAGGCGGGGGATGATCTGATGGACCTCGCGCTGGCGGCCCTCGCCATCCGGGTGGAAGAGGTCCCAGGCGACGCGATCCAGGACTGTCTTGACGCGCGGAACCTGCTGATGCTGCTCGACGGTCCCGGCGGGCGCCCCGCGGCGGCGATATTGGACCCGCTGCTGGTGGGCGCTTTGCTCCAGCAGCAGACCATGGCCCGGGTGCTGCCCGACGCGGGGGGCGAGCCGCGCCAGATGACCAACACAGATGCGGCGGTGACGGCGCCGTTTGTCGACGCCCTGATCGCCCGCGCCGCCGCCTTGCCCGACAATGCGCAGGACCGGCGGCTTGTCGAAGGGTACAGCTTTGGCAGCCGGGTAGAGAGCCCGCGTTTGCTGGCGCTGGCCCTGGAAGAGCCGGAATACCGGCTGATCAGCCTGACGGTGGATATCGCGGGCGGCGTGCGGCAGGGGCAGATCCAGCTTGTCCTGCCGCTGCCGGTGGCGGAGGATGCATCCGCCCCGGCCCCTGCGCCGGGGGCCGCTGCGCCTGCGCAGGCGGCGCCGCCCGTCAGCCTGGGCGACACGGCGCTCTCGCTCGAAGTCGGCCTGCAGGTCGCGCTGACCCGCCTGCGGCTGCCGCTGGCCCACCTGGGCCGTTTGCGCGTGGGCGACGTCCTGCCGCTGGACGGGGCGCGCTTTGACCGGGCAGAGGTGCTGAACCCCGCGGGCGGCAGGCTGGCGCGGGGGGTGCTGGGCCAGATGGACGGCTGCCGCGCCCTGCGCATCGTGCCTCAGGAGGCCGGTACCGACGCGCCCAGGCGGCGGTCCACGGACCGGGCCGATCTGGCACAGGCGGAACCGGCCCCGCTGGCCAGTGAACCGGTCATTCCCGCAGGCCCGGAGACCCAGACACCGGACCCCGATCCCGCGCCGCCGCCGATGCCGGATCTGTCCGATCTGCCGGAACTGGACCTGCCGCCGCTGGACGGGCTGCCGGACCTTGACGATCTGCCTGACCTGGACGGGCTGCCGGACCTCAAGGTAGGCTGA